From Macaca mulatta isolate MMU2019108-1 chromosome 1, T2T-MMU8v2.0, whole genome shotgun sequence, the proteins below share one genomic window:
- the MINDY1 gene encoding ubiquitin carboxyl-terminal hydrolase MINDY-1 isoform X1 translates to MEHHQPEDPTPGKAGTAEAAIPENHELLAGPHEHPQNADARDADGEAGERGQALLRGQCGDNLESPLPEASSAPLGPTLGTLPEVETMRACSMPQELPQSPRTRQPEPDFYCVKWIPWKGERTPIITQSSNGPCPLLAIMNILFLQWKVKLPLQKEVITSDELMAHLGNCLLSIKPQEKSEGLQLNFQQNVDDAITVLPKLATGLDVNVRFTGVSDFEYTPECSVFDLLGIPLYHGWLVDPQQSPEAVRAVGKLSYNQLVEKIITCKHSSDTNLVTEGLIAEQFLETTAAQLTYHGLCELTAAAKEDELSVFFRNNHFSTMTKHKSHLYLLVTDQGFLHEEQVVWESLHNVDGDSCFCDSDFHLSHSLGKGPGAEGLPGCSVPAAAAATRRAGAHRLGAGPAASARGVSTAAGSAASVDADTGPVTAGERSHIWTPSWGASAEAEARVRLHSAVALPQCQAGLPLPEAMASWLAPLPPSLRCAG, encoded by the exons ATGGAACACCATCAGCCTGAGGATCCGACCCCTGGTAAGGCCGGGACTGCAGAAGCAGCCATCCCTGAAAACCATGAGCTTCTGGCAGGCCCACATGAGCACCCTCAGAACGCAGATGCAAGAGATGCTGATGGGGAGGCTGGAGAACGGGGCCAAGCTTTGCTGCGTGGCCAGTGTGGGGACAACCTTGAGTCCCCTCTGCCTGAAGCTAGCTCAGCTCCACTGGGGCCAACCCTTGGGACACTGCCTGAAGTAGAGACAATGAGGGCATGCTCCATGCCCCAGGAGCTTCCTCAGTCCCCCAGGACCCGACAGCCTGAGCCAGATTTCTACTGTGTCAAGTGGATCCCTTGGAAAGGAGAACGGACACCTATCATCACCCAGAGCAGTAATGGCCCTTGCCCTCTCCTTGCCATCATGAATATCCTCTTTCTTCAGTGGAAG GTGAAGCTCCCCCTGCAGAAGGAAGTGATCACATCGGATGAGCTCATGGCCCATCTTG GAAACTGCCTCCTGTCCATCAAGCCCCAGGAGAAGTCAGAGGGACTTCAGCTGAATTTTCAGCAG AATGTGGATGATGCAATAACAGTGCTGCCTAAACTGGCCACAGGTCTGGATGTCAATGTGCGATTCACAGGCGTCTCTGATTTTGAGTATACACCTGAATGCAGTGTCTTTGACCTACTAGGCATACCTCTGTACCATGGCTGGCTTGTTGATCCACAG CAGAGTCCTGAGGCTGTGCGTGCAGTTGGGAAACTGAGTTACAACCAGCTGGTGGAGAAGATCATCACCTGCAAACACTCCAGTGACACCAACCTCGTGACGGAAG GCCTGATTGCAGAGCAGTTCCTGGAGACCACCGCGGCCCAGCTGACCTACCACGGACTGTGTGAGCTGACAGCAGCTGCTAAGGAGGATGAACTTAGCGTATTTTTCCGAAACAACCACTTTAGCACCATGACTAAGCATAAG aGTCACTTATACCTACTGGTCACTGACCAGGGCTTTCTACACGAGGAGCAAGTCGTATGGGAGAGCCTGCACAATGTGGATGGAGACAGCTGCTTTTGTGACTCCGACTTTCACCTGAGTCATTCCCTGGGCAAGGGGCCTGGAGCAGAAG GACTACCTGGTTGCTCTGtccctgcagcagcagcagccacaagGCGCGCTGGGGCTCACCGACTTGGAGCTGGCCCAGCAGCTTCAGCAAGAGGAGTATCAACAGCAGCAGGCAGTGCAGCCAGTGTGGACGCGGACACGGGCCCTGTCACCGCAG GGGAGAGGAGCCACATCTGGACGCCCAGCTGGGGAGCGTCGGCAGAGGCCGAAGCACGAGTCAGACTGCATTCTGCTGTAGCTCTGCCCCAGTGCCAGGCTGGCCTGCCCCTTCCAGAGGCTATGGCTAGTTGGCTTGCTCCCCTGCCTCCATCCCTGAGATGTGCTGGATAA
- the MINDY1 gene encoding ubiquitin carboxyl-terminal hydrolase MINDY-1 isoform X9, which produces MRACSMPQELPQSPRTRQPEPDFYCVKWIPWKGERTPIITQSSNGPCPLLAIMNILFLQWKVKLPLQKEVITSDELMAHLGNCLLSIKPQEKSEGLQLNFQQNVDDAITVLPKLATGLDVNVRFTGVSDFEYTPECSVFDLLGIPLYHGWLVDPQSPEAVRAVGKLSYNQLVEKIITCKHSSDTNLVTEGLIAEQFLETTAAQLTYHGLCELTAAAKEDELSVFFRNNHFSTMTKHKSHLYLLVTDQGFLHEEQVVWESLHNVDGDSCFCDSDFHLSHSLGKGPGAEGGSGSPEKQLQVDQDYLVALSLQQQQPQGALGLTDLELAQQLQQEEYQQQQAVQPVWTRTRALSPQGRGATSGRPAGERRQRPKHESDCILL; this is translated from the exons ATGAGGGCATGCTCCATGCCCCAGGAGCTTCCTCAGTCCCCCAGGACCCGACAGCCTGAGCCAGATTTCTACTGTGTCAAGTGGATCCCTTGGAAAGGAGAACGGACACCTATCATCACCCAGAGCAGTAATGGCCCTTGCCCTCTCCTTGCCATCATGAATATCCTCTTTCTTCAGTGGAAG GTGAAGCTCCCCCTGCAGAAGGAAGTGATCACATCGGATGAGCTCATGGCCCATCTTG GAAACTGCCTCCTGTCCATCAAGCCCCAGGAGAAGTCAGAGGGACTTCAGCTGAATTTTCAGCAG AATGTGGATGATGCAATAACAGTGCTGCCTAAACTGGCCACAGGTCTGGATGTCAATGTGCGATTCACAGGCGTCTCTGATTTTGAGTATACACCTGAATGCAGTGTCTTTGACCTACTAGGCATACCTCTGTACCATGGCTGGCTTGTTGATCCACAG AGTCCTGAGGCTGTGCGTGCAGTTGGGAAACTGAGTTACAACCAGCTGGTGGAGAAGATCATCACCTGCAAACACTCCAGTGACACCAACCTCGTGACGGAAG GCCTGATTGCAGAGCAGTTCCTGGAGACCACCGCGGCCCAGCTGACCTACCACGGACTGTGTGAGCTGACAGCAGCTGCTAAGGAGGATGAACTTAGCGTATTTTTCCGAAACAACCACTTTAGCACCATGACTAAGCATAAG aGTCACTTATACCTACTGGTCACTGACCAGGGCTTTCTACACGAGGAGCAAGTCGTATGGGAGAGCCTGCACAATGTGGATGGAGACAGCTGCTTTTGTGACTCCGACTTTCACCTGAGTCATTCCCTGGGCAAGGGGCCTGGAGCAGAAGGTGGGAGTGGCTCCCCAGAAAAGCAGCTGCAGGTAGACCAG GACTACCTGGTTGCTCTGtccctgcagcagcagcagccacaagGCGCGCTGGGGCTCACCGACTTGGAGCTGGCCCAGCAGCTTCAGCAAGAGGAGTATCAACAGCAGCAGGCAGTGCAGCCAGTGTGGACGCGGACACGGGCCCTGTCACCGCAG GGGAGAGGAGCCACATCTGGACGCCCAGCTGGGGAGCGTCGGCAGAGGCCGAAGCACGAGTCAGACTGCATTCTGCTGTAG
- the MINDY1 gene encoding ubiquitin carboxyl-terminal hydrolase MINDY-1 isoform X10, with amino-acid sequence MNILFLQWKVKLPLQKEVITSDELMAHLGNCLLSIKPQEKSEGLQLNFQQNVDDAITVLPKLATGLDVNVRFTGVSDFEYTPECSVFDLLGIPLYHGWLVDPQSPEAVRAVGKLSYNQLVEKIITCKHSSDTNLVTEGLIAEQFLETTAAQLTYHGLCELTAAAKEDELSVFFRNNHFSTMTKHKSHLYLLVTDQGFLHEEQVVWESLHNVDGDSCFCDSDFHLSHSLGKGPGAEGGSGSPEKQLQVDQDYLVALSLQQQQPQGALGLTDLELAQQLQQEEYQQQQAVQPVWTRTRALSPQGRGATSGRPAGERRQRPKHESDCILL; translated from the exons ATGAATATCCTCTTTCTTCAGTGGAAG GTGAAGCTCCCCCTGCAGAAGGAAGTGATCACATCGGATGAGCTCATGGCCCATCTTG GAAACTGCCTCCTGTCCATCAAGCCCCAGGAGAAGTCAGAGGGACTTCAGCTGAATTTTCAGCAG AATGTGGATGATGCAATAACAGTGCTGCCTAAACTGGCCACAGGTCTGGATGTCAATGTGCGATTCACAGGCGTCTCTGATTTTGAGTATACACCTGAATGCAGTGTCTTTGACCTACTAGGCATACCTCTGTACCATGGCTGGCTTGTTGATCCACAG AGTCCTGAGGCTGTGCGTGCAGTTGGGAAACTGAGTTACAACCAGCTGGTGGAGAAGATCATCACCTGCAAACACTCCAGTGACACCAACCTCGTGACGGAAG GCCTGATTGCAGAGCAGTTCCTGGAGACCACCGCGGCCCAGCTGACCTACCACGGACTGTGTGAGCTGACAGCAGCTGCTAAGGAGGATGAACTTAGCGTATTTTTCCGAAACAACCACTTTAGCACCATGACTAAGCATAAG aGTCACTTATACCTACTGGTCACTGACCAGGGCTTTCTACACGAGGAGCAAGTCGTATGGGAGAGCCTGCACAATGTGGATGGAGACAGCTGCTTTTGTGACTCCGACTTTCACCTGAGTCATTCCCTGGGCAAGGGGCCTGGAGCAGAAGGTGGGAGTGGCTCCCCAGAAAAGCAGCTGCAGGTAGACCAG GACTACCTGGTTGCTCTGtccctgcagcagcagcagccacaagGCGCGCTGGGGCTCACCGACTTGGAGCTGGCCCAGCAGCTTCAGCAAGAGGAGTATCAACAGCAGCAGGCAGTGCAGCCAGTGTGGACGCGGACACGGGCCCTGTCACCGCAG GGGAGAGGAGCCACATCTGGACGCCCAGCTGGGGAGCGTCGGCAGAGGCCGAAGCACGAGTCAGACTGCATTCTGCTGTAG
- the MINDY1 gene encoding ubiquitin carboxyl-terminal hydrolase MINDY-1 isoform X12, with amino-acid sequence MAHLGNCLLSIKPQEKSEGLQLNFQQNVDDAITVLPKLATGLDVNVRFTGVSDFEYTPECSVFDLLGIPLYHGWLVDPQSPEAVRAVGKLSYNQLVEKIITCKHSSDTNLVTEGLIAEQFLETTAAQLTYHGLCELTAAAKEDELSVFFRNNHFSTMTKHKSHLYLLVTDQGFLHEEQVVWESLHNVDGDSCFCDSDFHLSHSLGKGPGAEGGSGSPEKQLQVDQDYLVALSLQQQQPQGALGLTDLELAQQLQQEEYQQQQAVQPVWTRTRALSPQGRGATSGRPAGERRQRPKHESDCILL; translated from the exons ATGGCCCATCTTG GAAACTGCCTCCTGTCCATCAAGCCCCAGGAGAAGTCAGAGGGACTTCAGCTGAATTTTCAGCAG AATGTGGATGATGCAATAACAGTGCTGCCTAAACTGGCCACAGGTCTGGATGTCAATGTGCGATTCACAGGCGTCTCTGATTTTGAGTATACACCTGAATGCAGTGTCTTTGACCTACTAGGCATACCTCTGTACCATGGCTGGCTTGTTGATCCACAG AGTCCTGAGGCTGTGCGTGCAGTTGGGAAACTGAGTTACAACCAGCTGGTGGAGAAGATCATCACCTGCAAACACTCCAGTGACACCAACCTCGTGACGGAAG GCCTGATTGCAGAGCAGTTCCTGGAGACCACCGCGGCCCAGCTGACCTACCACGGACTGTGTGAGCTGACAGCAGCTGCTAAGGAGGATGAACTTAGCGTATTTTTCCGAAACAACCACTTTAGCACCATGACTAAGCATAAG aGTCACTTATACCTACTGGTCACTGACCAGGGCTTTCTACACGAGGAGCAAGTCGTATGGGAGAGCCTGCACAATGTGGATGGAGACAGCTGCTTTTGTGACTCCGACTTTCACCTGAGTCATTCCCTGGGCAAGGGGCCTGGAGCAGAAGGTGGGAGTGGCTCCCCAGAAAAGCAGCTGCAGGTAGACCAG GACTACCTGGTTGCTCTGtccctgcagcagcagcagccacaagGCGCGCTGGGGCTCACCGACTTGGAGCTGGCCCAGCAGCTTCAGCAAGAGGAGTATCAACAGCAGCAGGCAGTGCAGCCAGTGTGGACGCGGACACGGGCCCTGTCACCGCAG GGGAGAGGAGCCACATCTGGACGCCCAGCTGGGGAGCGTCGGCAGAGGCCGAAGCACGAGTCAGACTGCATTCTGCTGTAG
- the MINDY1 gene encoding ubiquitin carboxyl-terminal hydrolase MINDY-1 isoform X11 yields the protein MAHLGNCLLSIKPQEKSEGLQLNFQQNVDDAITVLPKLATGLDVNVRFTGVSDFEYTPECSVFDLLGIPLYHGWLVDPQQSPEAVRAVGKLSYNQLVEKIITCKHSSDTNLVTEGLIAEQFLETTAAQLTYHGLCELTAAAKEDELSVFFRNNHFSTMTKHKSHLYLLVTDQGFLHEEQVVWESLHNVDGDSCFCDSDFHLSHSLGKGPGAEGGSGSPEKQLQVDQDYLVALSLQQQQPQGALGLTDLELAQQLQQEEYQQQQAVQPVWTRTRALSPQGRGATSGRPAGERRQRPKHESDCILL from the exons ATGGCCCATCTTG GAAACTGCCTCCTGTCCATCAAGCCCCAGGAGAAGTCAGAGGGACTTCAGCTGAATTTTCAGCAG AATGTGGATGATGCAATAACAGTGCTGCCTAAACTGGCCACAGGTCTGGATGTCAATGTGCGATTCACAGGCGTCTCTGATTTTGAGTATACACCTGAATGCAGTGTCTTTGACCTACTAGGCATACCTCTGTACCATGGCTGGCTTGTTGATCCACAG CAGAGTCCTGAGGCTGTGCGTGCAGTTGGGAAACTGAGTTACAACCAGCTGGTGGAGAAGATCATCACCTGCAAACACTCCAGTGACACCAACCTCGTGACGGAAG GCCTGATTGCAGAGCAGTTCCTGGAGACCACCGCGGCCCAGCTGACCTACCACGGACTGTGTGAGCTGACAGCAGCTGCTAAGGAGGATGAACTTAGCGTATTTTTCCGAAACAACCACTTTAGCACCATGACTAAGCATAAG aGTCACTTATACCTACTGGTCACTGACCAGGGCTTTCTACACGAGGAGCAAGTCGTATGGGAGAGCCTGCACAATGTGGATGGAGACAGCTGCTTTTGTGACTCCGACTTTCACCTGAGTCATTCCCTGGGCAAGGGGCCTGGAGCAGAAGGTGGGAGTGGCTCCCCAGAAAAGCAGCTGCAGGTAGACCAG GACTACCTGGTTGCTCTGtccctgcagcagcagcagccacaagGCGCGCTGGGGCTCACCGACTTGGAGCTGGCCCAGCAGCTTCAGCAAGAGGAGTATCAACAGCAGCAGGCAGTGCAGCCAGTGTGGACGCGGACACGGGCCCTGTCACCGCAG GGGAGAGGAGCCACATCTGGACGCCCAGCTGGGGAGCGTCGGCAGAGGCCGAAGCACGAGTCAGACTGCATTCTGCTGTAG
- the MINDY1 gene encoding ubiquitin carboxyl-terminal hydrolase MINDY-1 isoform X13 → MAHLGNCLLSIKPQEKSEGLQLNFQQNVDDAITVLPKLATGLDVNVRFTGVSDFEYTPECSVFDLLGIPLYHGWLVDPQSPEAVRAVGKLSYNQLVEKIITCKHSSDTNLVTEGLIAEQFLETTAAQLTYHGLCELTAAAKEDELSVFFRNNHFSTMTKHKSHLYLLVTDQGFLHEEQVVWESLHNVDGDSCFCDSDFHLSHSLGKGPGAEGGSGSPEKQLQVDQQQQPQGALGLTDLELAQQLQQEEYQQQQAVQPVWTRTRALSPQGRGATSGRPAGERRQRPKHESDCILL, encoded by the exons ATGGCCCATCTTG GAAACTGCCTCCTGTCCATCAAGCCCCAGGAGAAGTCAGAGGGACTTCAGCTGAATTTTCAGCAG AATGTGGATGATGCAATAACAGTGCTGCCTAAACTGGCCACAGGTCTGGATGTCAATGTGCGATTCACAGGCGTCTCTGATTTTGAGTATACACCTGAATGCAGTGTCTTTGACCTACTAGGCATACCTCTGTACCATGGCTGGCTTGTTGATCCACAG AGTCCTGAGGCTGTGCGTGCAGTTGGGAAACTGAGTTACAACCAGCTGGTGGAGAAGATCATCACCTGCAAACACTCCAGTGACACCAACCTCGTGACGGAAG GCCTGATTGCAGAGCAGTTCCTGGAGACCACCGCGGCCCAGCTGACCTACCACGGACTGTGTGAGCTGACAGCAGCTGCTAAGGAGGATGAACTTAGCGTATTTTTCCGAAACAACCACTTTAGCACCATGACTAAGCATAAG aGTCACTTATACCTACTGGTCACTGACCAGGGCTTTCTACACGAGGAGCAAGTCGTATGGGAGAGCCTGCACAATGTGGATGGAGACAGCTGCTTTTGTGACTCCGACTTTCACCTGAGTCATTCCCTGGGCAAGGGGCCTGGAGCAGAAGGTGGGAGTGGCTCCCCAGAAAAGCAGCTGCAGGTAGACCAG cagcagcagccacaagGCGCGCTGGGGCTCACCGACTTGGAGCTGGCCCAGCAGCTTCAGCAAGAGGAGTATCAACAGCAGCAGGCAGTGCAGCCAGTGTGGACGCGGACACGGGCCCTGTCACCGCAG GGGAGAGGAGCCACATCTGGACGCCCAGCTGGGGAGCGTCGGCAGAGGCCGAAGCACGAGTCAGACTGCATTCTGCTGTAG